The Pyxidicoccus sp. MSG2 DNA segment AAGCTGCGCCGGGTGAGGCGGTCGTTCTCCTCGGCCAGGTCGCGCTCGCGCGAGGCGATGTCGCGGGCCGCTGACGCCACGTCCACCCCGCGCCGCGCCTGCGCCACCTCTACCGAGACGTTGCGCTGCAACTCCACCACGTCCTGCCGGGCCACCTCCGCCTCGGCCCGCGTCTGCCGCAGCCGGCCCTCGCGCGCGCCGCCTTCCCAGAAGGGCAGCACGAGGGTGGCGCCGATGTTCCACGCCGGCACCTCCGCGAAGTCGTCCTCCACCGTGAGGGCCACCGCGGTGCTGCCCAGCGTCAGCGTGGGCAGGTAGCTCCGCTTCACCTCCGATATCTGCAGCTCGGCCACGGTGAGCCGCGAGCGCGCCGTCGCGATGTCCGGCCGGCTGTCCAGGTCCGCCAGTCGCTGGCAGTCCTTCTTCGCGCTCAGGAGCAGCGTCTCCAGCTGGACGTCCCGCGCGAGCCCCACCGCGCTCGGAGTGCCCAGCGTCAGGCCGAGCGACTCCCGCGCCTGCCGCAGTTGCTCGTCCCCCGTCACCACCAGCGTGCGAGCGGACTCCGCGTCCTGCTGCGCGCGGACCACGTCGAGCCGGGTGCCCGCGCCCAGCTCCAGCCGACGCTGGGTCAGCGCCAGCCGCTCCAGGGCGTTGCGCAGGTTGACGCGGTTGACCTCGGCCAGCCGCTCCCGTGCGGACACCAGGACCAGCGCCTGGGCGAGCGCGCTCGTGAGCTGGCGCCGCGTCTCGGCCAGGGAGAGGGCCGCGGTGCGCCGGGACTCGTCCGCGGTGTGCAGCACGGCGAAGGCCTGGAGGTCGAGCAACGGCATCGACGCGGTCAGCGTGCCCAGGAAGGGTGGAGAGGTGGGACGCAGGCTGTCCGTTCCTCCGCTGCTCACCCCGCCGCTGACGCCTCCACTTCCGCCGCCGAGGAACGTCGTCGCGTCGGGGTTGAGCACGTTGTACTGGGTGGCCACGGTGCCGGTGAGGGTCGGCAGCAGGCCCGCGAGGGCGATGCGCCGCTGCCCCGCCGCGGACTCCACCTGGGCGAGTGCGGTGCGCAGGTCCGTGGAGCGCTGGCGCAGCAGGTCCAGCGCCTCCTTCCACGAGGACACCCGCATGGGCGCGGGGGGGATGGGCTCCAGCATCGGGTCCGACACCTGGAACTGCGCGGGTGGCGGTATGTCCCCGGGTTGCGCCTCCGGAGCGGTGCGCGGAGGCCCCGTCTGGACTCCCGGGCTCGCGGGAGCGGGGGGAGGGGGCGTGGCGGGCGCACCGGAGGTCGGCTGCCGCACGGTGCCGGGGTCCGCCTGGGCGAGCAGCATGCCGGGCAGGACGCCGGAGCGGGAGAGCAAGGCTGCGAGCAGCAGGGCATTCATGGG contains these protein-coding regions:
- a CDS encoding TolC family protein, whose translation is MNALLLAALLSRSGVLPGMLLAQADPGTVRQPTSGAPATPPPPAPASPGVQTGPPRTAPEAQPGDIPPPAQFQVSDPMLEPIPPAPMRVSSWKEALDLLRQRSTDLRTALAQVESAAGQRRIALAGLLPTLTGTVATQYNVLNPDATTFLGGGSGGVSGGVSSGGTDSLRPTSPPFLGTLTASMPLLDLQAFAVLHTADESRRTAALSLAETRRQLTSALAQALVLVSARERLAEVNRVNLRNALERLALTQRRLELGAGTRLDVVRAQQDAESARTLVVTGDEQLRQARESLGLTLGTPSAVGLARDVQLETLLLSAKKDCQRLADLDSRPDIATARSRLTVAELQISEVKRSYLPTLTLGSTAVALTVEDDFAEVPAWNIGATLVLPFWEGGAREGRLRQTRAEAEVARQDVVELQRNVSVEVAQARRGVDVASAARDIASRERDLAEENDRLTRRSFEVGTGTSLELIDAAAALRQAELALVVREFELEQARVEAFLAEASCEW